The following DNA comes from Papaver somniferum cultivar HN1 chromosome 4, ASM357369v1, whole genome shotgun sequence.
ataaaccaaaataacctagagtatgcaaacgtgactcataggtttggtatttatatggtttcttagggaagaagacctttagggtttgcaaaccgttgactcatgatggtaacccgtgtacacatacgaatacaacatgcCCCATAAAGactaaaacaacaacaaaaacttttgctacatgagaaaTGGCTCAACAAATTCCTTACCATAGGAGAAATTTAGAGAACATTTGTAGCAGCTCACAAAGATGCAAAAGAAAtgcaaagagagaaacgataAAACAAAAATACATCCAAGGAAATATTGTCTGCAGgaactagtttagctataaacgataagaggataacttaactaagcagaacaccaaattgccatagtatacctgatttttacacatcttgctcaacatgatttttatgagcaagttcttaacccttgtgattaattagcacaagtatgagctctgagctcattaaaagaaatgtgtttatgatcgagtctctttttccttctgaatctaaaGAGAGATTCCATATATGAGAAATTAtgataaaacttattgtcatcaaaatacgagacatagttagagttcttaccagaagaattttgacttacggaggatgacaacctgtcgatagtttctttatatccttcgattatctccatcaggttatcatcaatttttcttatttctcctggaatttcgttcacattaagggaaatgttatttccagaggaaacgacttgatccctccttggacgattcttgttaaTACTATtattctgctttagagcatttgaggaactcattgaattgaccttcctggtaacatacacggggtaagtacgaaaactaactggtttagacatacgaatgtcagttacacctttgagaattaagtctaaggtgtgttgaagttgaaccaaggaggttttattcaacctagagtttctcttttgtttagcagagccttttatattgcaaaagaggcatactttctgaacACAAAAGTGATTAGACAAAGAAGTCTTAACAACctctttaggagatttcttccttccatgtgatgtggaacatccttgatcaataggtaattcagacacattctttgcagcaggaagggattccaattttacttctggagctggaacgTTTTTAGGCttgcagaagtacttggtatattagactgcttagagcatccttgaataaagagtttactcaaccgatgttcaatttccaaagaatcctttttgaggctagcctcaagagtcatacgtgaagaatgatcttcagtattttctatgAAATTGCAGTCTCTAactacaccaagtagaacatcgacgtgatgttttaaccgattaaatctatcagcttggattctagcaagatttagaatcaagacactctcttcagctgtttcccgttcatttaaagaaatagactcttttgaagggtaatcggaaatactcatgtcggagcctgtttgtcttgttggaacacatggttcgtctatattcgagattgaggaatctttctctttaatagaattatacaagacaaaacctttatttctggtgacgcgattatcagagatactatcgtccatcctcagatcgctacaaacacagacttgtaaggtcttaaacgtgtttgcctgctctgataccaattgaaaaagcgggggtacaacaaccacacccaacaattcgatcaacaatctgtatggacaaaatccaatatactttctatagaatcaactagacagtcagattcaatatagataaaaagtatatcaaagagattatatctcaatctctcgatttgatctttactcaagcaaatagaaatctgagagtctttatcaaatactagagagataacttggatggtaccaaagaccaatatccaagtgtcaatcaatttaaatcaacaaccaaaaggtcggatattctaattgattgaacaatgcaaaacctgtgatatttcaattatataaacaaatataatgaggaatagaaataacacagacaccataattttgttaacgaggaaaccgcaaatgcaggaaaaccccgggacctagtccagattgaacacacactgtattaagccgctacagacactatcctactccaaattaacttcggtctggactgtagttgaactccaatcaatctcacactgatccaaggtacagttatgctcctatgcctctgatcccagcaggatgctacgtacttgattcccttagctgatctcacccacaactaagagttgatacgacccaaagtcgaagactttaatgaacaaatttgtatcacatagaaaagtctacggtaatagataaatccttctcccacgaatatacctacgagttttgttccgtcttgtgataaatcaaggtgaacaggaacaaatcaataaaccggtcttatatttccgaagaacaacctagtattattgatcacctcacaataatcttaatcgacgcagcgaaaaaagatattgtggaaacacaaatgatgagacgaagtgtttgtggttacttttctatattgcctatcggagatataaatctcgagccaattattacaattgtactcgtaatgatagaagatgcaagatcagatcacacaactacaagaaaagtagtatcggtatggcttcacaatcccaatgaagtctttaagttgttaacctggtttagaagaagaaactaaaggttaaaggagaatcaactctagctatgtaactagtatcacacgtaaggtgtggggagtaggtttctcagttgctagagttctcccttatatagttttcaaatcagggtttgcaatcaatgttagcttggtaacaaagcattcaatatttaccgttagatgaaaacctgattatctGTCGTAAAAACAGTTGATATTCAattcaaggaaacaaaaaagAATAAGCACTAAAAAATAATCCAGACAGATAACAAATTGAAACTAACCTCATAACAGATCTCTGGTTTCATGTGGTCAATTGTTTCCTTAGCATTCTGTCGTGCTGAAGCATAGCACTTACACTCTCGACAACCAAAATAATCTGTCACAGAGCCGAGGGTACGAGTTAAGTAGAGTTTTATGAAAACACTTGCAGGCCTCATGTGCAAACTTCTGATTAAATGTTACGAGAACAGTAAAATCAGTAGGATTTTAAATTTCATGCTCTACAAAACACGATGCTGCAATGTTCTTATTATAGACATGTGCCTTCAAATACTTTCTCATTTTACCAATCAGTGATTCCCACATACCTGCAAGCAAGCATAAGCCATCGCGGTTGCATAATAGAAGTTTGCATTTCCAGTACCCTACATTTTATATTTATCATCAAGACATAAGCGAAGAAACTAATTCAcctacaaagagggagatggagaaagagaaaaagagaagtaCCCTCCATATCCATAGATTATGCATCACAGGGCTAAGCAGGGTGACTCCAACGTATCCACAGAAAAGGAAGAACGAGAATTGCATTTCTGTGAGTAGTAGCGAGTAGAACACTTATTGTTGATGCCGCAAAAGCAGATCCATGAAAACTGTTATAAATTCAACTAACCGACTCTTTACCTGCTAGTTCATAGACAAACCATCCCAGTAGAGCCAAGTATAAAGCTGAGTCTCCAACCTTAACATTTTAAAGGGGAAAGAAATAAATGGATAAGAAACAATTGGCGTGCTTGTAATGCTAGCCTAAGGAATATAATATACTGGCGAACATCCCTAACTGAACAGTTCACTAACAAATTCTCATGTCTTCTTCAAGTGAACATTATAGAAACTTCTTGATCCATTTAACTTTCAACGTGGATTTAAAAGGAAGCAAAAAGGTCGAAATAAGAATTTGCAACAAGGTGTAGTGAAAACTTACCGAAGGATAAGATTTAAGCATTGATGAGATTGCAATGTATATGAAGGCGAGAAAGCATGGGCGGTGGTAAAGACGTATGGCCAAGGGCAACAGCATAAAAAGAATATTCACGTGGAAAACTATTAAAAAGAAATCTCTGAAGAAGTCAAAAACTTCGGCAAAGAAGTACCTGCATTTAGTAACAAACAGGTATATGTCAGGACAATAGTTAGCATATTGGGACTGTATTTAAGAAATCCCTTAAGAAACAGGTTGTACAGCCATCGCACCATAAAACACCAATATTTGGGGACAGATCTTCTAGAGTAAGAATAAATCCATGTGTTCTGCAAAAGAAGACATGAAATTAGAAGCATATTAAGTTACTATAATTCTATCtacatttctctctctctccacacacacatatatatgcaCACAAGTATATCAATATAacttagaaggaatttctagcATGTGCACGTTTCAACAACTACAAGAAACATTTGATAAGGCACAAGGCTAACCTTTTAAACATTTCTGACAAGCCACCATACTGTTTAAGGTAGATACTGCATAAAACCAAGACATAAACTGTCCAAAAAGACGCCCACAGTATAAAATGTACAACAGGCCGCCATGAAAAACGGTTTTGAATCACCAGATCATTTGCATTTGACTCAGATTTTTGTTGCCGGAACAATTTCTTCGAAGGAGTATCTGGACCATATCCTAACAAAAAGATGACCTGAACAAACAAATTTGAGATGTTAACTTCAGGTAAAGTTGCAGGAAATGCCTGTATTTTGTTAGGGTATGGTCCAGATATTTAAGTTAAAACATTAAAAAATGTTTACCGGTATGATTAAGATAGCAGGGTAAAGAGATAAATGTGATGCAAGGACCCATCCAAATGCTGCTAAAGGAGCTAAACCTGCATTGAGTTACCAAATGAATAATTAGTTTAGCTACATCCTGAACAATATTAACAGTTACATATATGCATCGTTCATTGCTGATTAACTTCAcaaaaattcaaatcaatcagcaaaaaTAGTCCCATAGAAATACATGTAGTAGTTTTATAGGTTCTTACATGAGCATGCTCCATACAGAGACAATACTATCATCAAATTTTCGACTGGTGACGTTGACAAGCCCACACATGTGACGATTGTCAAGGGATTCCATAAATATATAAAAGCAGCAATATCTCCAGCAGATAGAATTTCTGAAAACATTACATAGAGAAGTATAATTAACAAGCAACAAATCAACTTTCAAATGGTTAATTAAAATTTATACTTAACGATTCACGAAATCACTTTCATATACAAAAACTGATGACTAAGGTTCAAAATGTTTGAGTGTGAGTCTGTGACCAATTCTGCTAGATTTATTTCACTACCATAGTTTTTGTATATACCAGAACCGAAACTATATGCTTGACAAtcgcaggtggtggtggtggtaatcggcgttggtgggcggcggcggtggtggtaaccggtggttggtggtgctgatatcggaggtgatggtggtggtaatcggaggtggtgggcggtggtggtgggaggaaaTGATGGTTATATATAggggttattgggttggttttaaattaaattaggttaagagtaggttaggttaggttagtcatttcaacgttttaggacaccccttgtCATTacagggaaggtggcctaataaaatcatgatcccctcaaaaaaaaaaaaaagaaccactcaaaaaaatcatggtgcctaaaaaaatcattcaaaaCAAATGTTACATTTGCTTTTGAAGGACTAGCCCAaacccatacgaagagaatggaaacACAAGAGACACAACCTCATCAAAGCCCAAAAGAAACCTAGAGATGTCTAAATGACATAGGGAGCCCAGTAAAGTTAACCTTTAGAGATGAAGACCTGATTAAACATCATCATTCAACCCTTagaaatgaaaacctgattaaacatCATCATTCAACCTCGCCGCCTACCTCCATTACCAACCATTGTAAAACCTCCATTTGATTGATTTTATGATTCTAATTATCAACAGAAAGCGTTATATTTACCAATTAAGAATTGTAGTTAGGAAGCATGTTTATCATCAAAAACCAACACCTTCGTTGGTCAAGAACTAAAATCGTACGAAATGTGTCTATGAGGAAGTGTAATAAAGGTTTCTTTTAGGTTGAGATTAAGTGTGAGTATAAATCAGTTTTTATTGATTGATGAAATTTAATATAACATTTTAATGattgtttagatgaggttaagATGTAATAGGATGCACCACCAGTATTTCAACGAGGGGCAGAACTATAGCCAGGCTTAACCTTCGTTGAGCCACCCCCAGAAGCCCAAACGATCTTTTCTTTCACTACCTATTTTGGGTTGAGGTGATAAATTAGGTCTAACTATAGTCTTAAGCCAGGTGTCTACAAATGCTCAAGCCCAAACTCCACTCCCACGCTAAATTTCCAGTTCCTTCGTTGATTTCAACCTAAGATGGGGTAAGAATagtaaaaggaaaaagaaaatgggAACAACTTCTTCATTCCAGGAAATTGAATAGAGACATTAGGGAAGAGAACTTTAAACATCCATGGTTGCCTGACCCTCTGCAACAACCTAAAATTACTTAATGACTATAAATTACATACTATAACTACATTCTGAATAACCAAAGAGATCTGAAGTATTTCTCGGACTAGATCCCAGCAAGCAAGGGGcagtacttttttttcttttctatggTGAGGAGTTGGGAAAAGAGAGTTATACGACTCGTACGTTAATATAGAATGACTCAACCGTTACCACTAAATGATTTCATGTTTTTCACTTCAATCTTATTTCAATTCCTTGGGGTGCTCTTCTCTTTGTAGCAAATTCACTTATTTATCCATTTTGATGTTATTAAATTTTTTGCCGATATTTCAATTCATTAAGAGGTTAAAGTAGAAAACAAATGTATACGCAACTCATACCAAAACCAACAACTAAATGGATGAATTTAACACTAAAAATAGTTGTAATATATTGTAGCTCTTATCGAAGTCCTATTTCAACACTAAAAATAGGTGTAAAAATAGTTTCACCAAGGGAGTCatttaaataaatagaaaaatatgTTGCGGTGATgctttggattattatttggcaTAGGTTCACCAAGTCttagattatatatatatatagaatttgGTAACCCTTGACCACCCCATGtattaattttgtatttattaactAAGAAACATGTCGCTTTTAGCAAATACATGATTAAGATTTTCCTTAAAAAATATACATACCTGGATACGTAGCAATATTCAGGAGGATGTGGAAATATAATTTATGGTTTgttattgaagaaaaatgaagaaaaca
Coding sequences within:
- the LOC113272105 gene encoding phosphatidylinositol glycan anchor biosynthesis class U protein-like, producing MVGNGEILSAGDIAAFIYLWNPLTIVTCVGLSTSPVENLMIVLSLYGACSCLAPLAAFGWVLASHLSLYPAILIIPVIFLLGYGPDTPSKKLFRQQKSESNANDLVIQNRFSWRPVVHFILWASFWTVYVLVLCSIYLKQYGGLSEMFKRTHGFILTLEDLSPNIGVLWYFFAEVFDFFRDFFLIVFHVNILFMLLPLAIRLYHRPCFLAFIYIAISSMLKSYPSVGDSALYLALLGWFVYELAEMQFSFFLFCGYVGVTLLSPVMHNLWIWRGTGNANFYYATAMAYACLQIILVVESVSAMLQHDRMLRKQLTT